The following are encoded together in the Parabacteroides chongii genome:
- a CDS encoding T9SS type A sorting domain-containing protein: MNMEINNSLHLSIKRLPIFVFFCLICGLVHAENTPWDGVAAKAIANEEGGNGLDVNQPILIATAGELAYLAQQTNAGGKELELTNGDKISEYTNFQDLYFQLTEDIDLNNKKWLLIGCSADVPFKGYFDGNNKTISNLANITESDDINYAGLFGYIENGSVQNLHIEIAEAGLHTTSVGYVGALAGYVKDSPITNCSVKGGDITSEADSKLSSQLTVGGLIGHIITSYITDCRSSVNVKATLTGGSGLMVGGITGINAHSSFTNCHYSGSVMAVDERKDASPNSYAGGITGTSDLSPVGLESKASTISQCTACVNISAGAYAGGIVGDFSEGTIEKCWVKGVISTKETEGQAGGIVGHNKYGGKVTECYNWASVTASEAAGGIVGYEYTTSLFTISKCWSSGDITAPVVGGIAGYIGFGSIEECYTSGNITGNYAGGIAAYAGSEIIKNCSSTANVVAESEEEEDSFAGGIVGVGLKYSSYQGTSIQNCYATGKISSNYAAGGIAGLNRSDAGSITHCVALNIEGISEIAKDKLSLKASPEVSLGRITADKQGTLTSNFASPLIPGDWTDEASGKDGDDLTSTNFTQGNGNAFDGWDDTDVWSFDPDGINLPILKVFGENSAGKPVQPNIPKSDFLTFTVKYDTPQNGTITVSSSTENFIQSGAPVAGGTELIISATPNDGYELTSLNVNDNPFKSGDTYTVTGDVKISASFDVKPTPPDPDPVIPDPDPTPTVFHSVTLPQVEGATTDPIAGIYEVEAWSSFRFYLTLDKEYDLSEPVVTTDRGETITPRNSDGAYIIKYIRQPVEIYIDNIVKNPDPVANETIKTDQSKVWTEGGCLHIISATTGQLYIYTVEGKLQKKQPVITDETVTIPLPEGFYIIRINNEQFKVII, from the coding sequence GGCTGGATGTCAATCAACCTATTCTAATAGCTACGGCTGGAGAACTGGCTTATCTAGCGCAACAAACAAATGCCGGCGGAAAGGAACTAGAGTTGACAAACGGAGATAAAATAAGTGAATATACAAACTTTCAAGACCTGTATTTCCAGCTAACAGAGGATATAGATTTGAATAATAAAAAGTGGTTACTGATAGGTTGCAGTGCCGATGTTCCATTCAAAGGCTATTTTGATGGCAATAATAAAACGATAAGCAACCTGGCTAATATAACTGAATCTGATGATATTAATTATGCAGGTTTATTCGGATACATAGAGAACGGTTCCGTACAGAATTTGCATATTGAAATCGCAGAAGCAGGGCTGCATACAACTAGTGTAGGATATGTCGGAGCACTAGCTGGTTATGTTAAGGATAGCCCAATAACAAATTGCAGTGTAAAAGGAGGAGATATAACAAGCGAAGCAGACAGTAAACTCTCTAGCCAACTAACCGTAGGTGGCTTGATCGGACACATAATAACTAGCTACATAACTGATTGCCGTAGTTCTGTGAACGTGAAAGCTACTCTTACAGGTGGATCAGGCCTTATGGTTGGAGGTATTACCGGAATCAATGCACATTCATCTTTCACAAACTGCCACTATTCGGGTTCTGTTATGGCAGTCGATGAACGAAAGGATGCTTCTCCTAACAGTTATGCCGGAGGAATTACCGGTACAAGCGATTTATCACCTGTTGGTCTTGAGTCTAAAGCCAGTACAATATCCCAATGTACCGCCTGTGTAAATATATCTGCAGGTGCTTATGCCGGAGGCATTGTAGGAGATTTTTCAGAAGGGACTATAGAAAAGTGCTGGGTCAAAGGTGTTATCTCTACAAAAGAAACTGAAGGTCAGGCTGGGGGTATCGTAGGACACAATAAATATGGAGGAAAAGTTACAGAATGTTATAATTGGGCTTCTGTTACTGCTTCAGAGGCTGCCGGAGGAATTGTCGGATATGAATATACCACTTCTCTTTTTACTATATCAAAATGCTGGAGTTCAGGTGACATTACTGCTCCCGTAGTTGGTGGCATAGCTGGCTATATAGGTTTTGGCTCTATTGAAGAATGCTATACATCCGGAAATATAACGGGAAATTATGCCGGAGGAATTGCCGCATATGCTGGATCAGAAATCATCAAAAATTGTTCTTCGACGGCAAATGTAGTAGCAGAAAGCGAAGAAGAGGAAGACTCTTTTGCCGGAGGGATTGTCGGAGTGGGTCTCAAATATAGCAGTTACCAAGGAACATCCATCCAAAACTGTTATGCTACAGGCAAAATAAGTTCAAATTACGCAGCAGGAGGTATCGCCGGCCTAAACCGGAGTGATGCTGGAAGTATAACCCATTGCGTTGCACTAAACATAGAGGGAATAAGCGAAATTGCTAAAGACAAACTTTCTCTGAAAGCCTCTCCCGAAGTATCCTTGGGTCGCATAACAGCAGATAAACAGGGTACGCTCACCTCGAATTTTGCCAGTCCTCTTATCCCCGGAGATTGGACGGATGAAGCCTCCGGCAAAGACGGTGACGACCTTACTTCCACTAATTTCACACAAGGTAACGGAAACGCCTTTGACGGATGGGACGACACGGATGTCTGGTCGTTCGACCCTGACGGTATAAATCTGCCAATATTAAAAGTATTTGGTGAAAATTCTGCAGGTAAACCAGTACAACCGAACATTCCGAAGTCCGACTTTCTTACTTTTACCGTCAAGTATGATACGCCACAGAACGGTACGATAACTGTATCCTCTTCTACCGAAAATTTCATACAATCCGGTGCACCTGTTGCCGGAGGAACCGAATTAATCATTTCCGCAACACCTAACGATGGGTATGAACTGACCAGTCTCAATGTAAACGATAACCCTTTTAAATCCGGCGATACTTATACTGTAACTGGTGATGTTAAAATCAGTGCCTCTTTCGATGTCAAACCGACTCCACCCGATCCCGACCCTGTAATACCTGATCCAGATCCTACGCCCACGGTTTTCCATTCGGTTACATTACCACAAGTGGAAGGTGCAACAACCGATCCGATAGCCGGTATTTATGAAGTGGAGGCATGGAGTAGTTTCCGTTTCTATCTTACGCTTGATAAAGAATATGATCTGTCCGAACCTGTTGTAACCACCGATCGCGGTGAAACCATCACTCCCCGAAATAGCGACGGAGCATATATAATAAAATACATTCGCCAGCCGGTTGAAATCTATATAGATAATATCGTTAAGAACCCCGACCCGGTAGCTAATGAAACGATTAAAACCGACCAATCGAAAGTATGGACGGAGGGAGGATGTCTGCATATTATATCTGCAACCACCGGACAACTGTACATCTATACGGTTGAGGGCAAACTGCAAAAGAAGCAACCTGTTATAACAGACGAAACGGTAACCATCCCACTACCGGAAGGATTCTACATAATTCGTATTAATAATGAACAGTTTAAAGTAATTATTTAG